A segment of the Elaeis guineensis isolate ETL-2024a chromosome 6, EG11, whole genome shotgun sequence genome:
GAGTAAGATCTGTTTATTCCTTTGATAAGCTCCAATACCAACTCCTCTAGCCCAATTGACCAAAGTAGCCTCACTCGTCAGCTCATCTCCCCATCAGATCTGGTTTTGAGAGCAACAAAACGATTTCTaacattttagaaaaaaattgaaactcaATTCTTTGTCCATGGACATTTTATTATTTACCTCTTCCTACAAGTTACTTGCACTGGATTGGTGGATATCCCCAAAATGTCCTCTTCCCCAATCTTTGGGAAAATTCTTTTGAAAAAGAGGCTCTAGTCGCTAACTTCTAGAATGACAACCCTTGTAATTGGTCCATTCCTCTGATCCTTCCAATGTTGGATTTTTTCCATTTAAGAATTCTGGGATCTTCCTAAAATTCTGCCCCTCCTCAAACTAAACCTATGATGTGACAAGCTAGTATACAGATGGTTCTCTAGTATTCTCAGTTAACTCTTTAGCCACAATGAAGGCACACCATTATTGTCCCCATGCTGGTGCCATGGCTGGGATGGACCTAGCAGCAACTACTACAATTTGAAAGTCAGGGTGAAGGGTGGAAACAAATCAAGCTGTTTGTGAGCTATTCAGGCTTGACTTGAGTCCAAACTCAACTTGACTTAACTATTATTAAGCTGAAGTAGTTTTTTAAGTCGAGTTCAAGTAGTAAGATACTCGGTTTGAAAGTTCATAAGTTGATTTGAGtttgtatatttttaataatattatttttatttatcatatctatataatatatatatcattAGTAAGCTAAAGTTTGGATTTGAACTGGAACTCGAGCTTGAGTATGGCTCGGTTGATATTCAAGTTAAGTTGATCTCGAGTTTTGCTTTTTGTTCATTGAGTTGAGCTCAAGTTTGAGATATTAAAATTCAATCAAGAGCTAAATTTTGAGCTTGAGTATTTTGAATTGAGTTCAGATCGAACTTCTAGCTATTTGACTCAGCTCAGCTTGATTACACCCCTAGCCGGTCTGTGATGTATAGTGTATGACATGCATGCTTTAGCCACCATAAAATCCGATAAGCCCGTTCGAACTGCACTTCAGCGATACCAATGTATGACACACTTGCTTAGCATCCATCTACGCtaactctttttcaaaaatttctgactagGGGAGATATTACCTGTCTAATGGCACCCCCAATTTGGAATCTTCTGCTCTAACCAAATGTAAAGTCTTTTTTATTTTGGCTAACCCTCAAGAACACCCTCAACATTAGTAAACTATTAAATAGAAAAGGCTGGATTCATATGTTTTACTCAAATGTTTCTTCTATTATATGGAGCAACATCAGAATCATAGATAATGCCAATGCCCAAGATACCATTCCTTCACAACCTCCTGGCATTGGGCTTTGAAAAATAGATCCTCTTTGTTTGGAGTGAATATGGAGCAAGTGAGATACTTTCCATGATTTATTGAAAGCAATGTGCAAAGAAGGAGAGGAAAAGGACAAGATGAGTTCCCAAATTAAGCCATGGACAACAGATACAGCCAAACAAATTCGACTATGTCCATGAGACGCTACGAGACTAAGAGGTTTGAGGAGAAACTTAGTTAGACAAGGAGTTCCAAATCTGTCCATGGCTGTCAATTTCCTTCATTGAACATAGATTCTCCCACTAGTAAAAAGTTTATAGTGGCCTTTGGAGAGTGGCATGGATGAAGTTTTTTCTTTTGTCTGTTTAGTTGGGGTTAATCTAAGATGgacaaataaattttatattagattatcatatttaatataaaaaataaaaaagagagatgataaaaaaattactgGATCCCATACttattttttagagagagaaaaggtaAAATAAATATCATGGAGGATTAGTATTTAGTAAATTTTCGAGCGATGGTAATTCATACTTAACAAAAATACTCCCAATAAATCAAGGATGATGAATAAGACattgataataataaaaatattagaaaGAATGAAGCTTATAAAATAAAGtatatatataatcattgaatttattttgatgtctttgtaaactcattcaataaaaaaaattttgcaaaaaaattagtATATAGATGACATTATACAAAAGGCTATATGATTATAGCTATCATATAAAAAATGATTGGAGATAATGCTAtcctgatattaaaaaattattttatattgatgaaaatatttataaatttggctATATCTGTAACACCCCGGTccaaattgggcccagaatcagccacgacccataaaaaaataaaaaaataaaaaaaaacagaaCAGGAAGAAGACttccgatgggagtcttcttctccgatgaatcccgatcggagaaaGGTTCTAAGCCTGTTGAAACTCTAGGACCCtttataaataagcctctcctctccctctcgagCTTCCACCGACGACCGTTGAGCCtgatttctttccttttcttcgtggaagccgcggcaccttttcttgtGTTCGTCagaaatcgaaggtcgaagaggccaccggagttcaggtaagggttcaatttttcttcctctccctcttctctttcttcccatggcTTTAAACCCTCACCGGTCGTCGGGATCATCGGAAAATCCATAAAAAGggtgaatcctgttttgctctgtttcggccagactctttcctctcttttccgaccaccggCGCCGCCAGTTGCGGCGTCTCATTCTCGAGATcagaccctcatctctctctctctcttctcggaagGTATTGGCCGTCAGTGATCGGCCAATGaccagaaaataaaagaaaagtagCAATCCCCTGTTTttccgatctcttcttgattcttgccggccgaaccttgctGCCGGCCGTCCCTTGCTCCACCaccgcctccacctgctgccggacCTCCGACAAAGCCGCCGCCTTCGTCAGAGTCGAGCCACTGAGCCCTCTCTGGTCCTccccctatttcggcccaaggaggccgcgggaagaaaaagaaaaagaaaaagaaaaagaaaaggaagaaaaagaaaaagaaaaggaaaaggaaaaaaaaaagaaaaagaagaaaaaaaagagataaaaataaaataaaataaaataaaaagaagaaagaaagaattttctctctctcctctctctcctttctcttcctcttttctctctcctctctgtaccttctctctacattttctctctctagattctctctctagatcttttctctctctttatggattttatctctctaggatcttttcttcctctctgatttcatcacggaccctaggataagattgagatgaaaataagatgatctgagattgctccaaaattcgtgcagtagatctaatctcaatccgatcctattcgaaatttataatatttgattcatattaagtcatcctgataggacctctgatgatctcgatcatgatttcctcatctgaaggatacgaactttctctctctactttctctctctagaattttctctctcttcatggatatTCTCTCTCTAGGagtcttatggatcaatggaagatccagatacttagacaaatcctaattttggttaatcctgagagagatcctagatttatggattgattatcggataattttcttcatatatgatttttatatttgattagggttatgaagagatgattgtctgcatatgatatcgagtgaaatattttgttaaaaaaattcataaatcaaagaagaatattgatttctgtgcttggatcagtcaccggtaaaggtaagaatctctgtacatgatcatcattatatatgttattttaccgttggttttatctcattgattttgcatcgttggatttaagATCAataaatttgttatatctgagacactgttatttatttatgtgattttgagcatgagtatgttatatcaatatatatgtatcagcgattgatggcatgattatatgtgtatgatatatttattacactgtaaaagttgaattgattaatgaagtcaaatattataatttcataaaaatgaaaagaaagagaaatatggtttggactggtcttgtcatgtggaatagcctgccaggagcttatgcctgggacagcccccacaggcttatgtgtggaagaatatgatccaagaaagatcatgaatgatttgatccgagaaagatcatggccactttgatccgagaaagatcatgaatatttcaatccgaggaagatcacagaaatcgatccgaataaaagatcatcacatgatcctggtagtccaaagccaaagccaaaaagaaaaggatttaaGATGATGTGATGATAGAAGAAACTagaaaagataagacatgaaacaatcgttgaataaaattgtttcacttattaatatatgataatgcatctcctTTGatgaaacagataatctataaatatttgcagtattctggacagtgaacatcgacttttatgtgttattgcttatctttatttttcagattatattattatattggtgtgatatgaaaatttttactgggctgtaaagctcacaccccttcatctttctttttcttctcagagttacaggacgttcatgattggctatggcttagatttataggtgagcagatggatagatagagtgtcatagtaccttatcagaggattgaagaaaattaatttgtaattatgcaaggttttacaaattattattgaaataaattattatggttgataaggttgtaatgatttaatttggccttgcatattctttagggcttgctctaaggagtgtgcggccatcacgtatccaatccgggtgttgggtttgggacgtgacagaatggtatcagagcttaggtttaagatcaccagagattatgaagagatatcaaaactttatgcatgatcaataggatgtgacagagtgaaaTCAGAGAATATGATAAACAGTACTGGAgctcaagtttaaggtcactggggattgtcatataagtgatatcaaaactttgggattataatcaatagagtatgattgataatatcagaatttaagattatgatcattaaaggtatgatagaacgatattagagtttaggttatgatcactagaaaatatgatttaagtggtatttgagtttaagattataatgattcagaattataattttagtgatatctgaacttaggttatgatcatgaggaacatgatagatataaaagagaagattcaatatttagattgcgaatcaatagatattaagataaaattacgcataagtggcatatgatatctataatagaattgacgagttatatcttgaatTTCAATTAGTGGGGTGGTCTGAATATAAGAAGAATTGACCCTGGAAGGaagcgggaggtattgatatgttatgttgagtatactcgatgattttggaaatgctaaacttatatggaaggaaatcatgataatttttttgattttgatgttaattattcgagcattataaattttaaatttatcagaagaaagttaggatatggtctaaaaaaaaaaaaaattacatcatatgagagagaaatatttttgaacactgaacctataagaggtcatatatgaaactcaatcttagacgaaaaatatacttgaattttattataagaatatgagatacacatcttggtaaaatctttggttactcaaaatatcatattctgaatatgattccttgatctttcaagttacattgaatttcaagtcaaaagcttatttttctaagtggatcaaaagtattttgatattgttgttaaattaaagaagaaaatttatttggtcagagtatgatatacaggttatgatgaaatctttaataattcgtattactatcttcgaattagattttttttaatttttcttgtgattgttgaagatggtgaagtgtattaattattcaaatcaaagtttggattttttttttgaactaagacatcttgctagtgataaattttgaatgacttatacaagggacaagattttgtatggattaatATTAACgattgtgatgaagggagctctataagaaataattaagttgattctacttaaggatgttggcttgagttcttctagtttgtcaagtttttattaattcttttaaaaataaagattgattttgaaattatctaaatgattgtaaggtaaatctaaggttaactccaattgattctagacatgttggattcttgaagagtgatgaagcttatgcaatgattttaAACATAGggagtggatcaagatttaattttgatgtgctatgtctaaggagcaataaagataaagaaacttaaaaattttatcctaagtcttatatgaaatttgaaggttggatctattctggattgatctaacatataaggatatttttatctttgatagacttatataatttgataaattaagatcagagtgcgcagcaaagcgtggtggattaaactgattagaaatattaatttttttaaaaaggatattatgatggaatacattagttgcaaataaagaaagattttattgataatgaaaggatgttatagattttgatctaatctgatcatagtctaataatttttgtcagtagattgcttcattgtagataatatcaagaaatcctagatatctcaagtttattgttaatagcttgatagttctgttattagttcaaacttagaatgtcttaACAcagatctcatatatatatatatatatatatatatatatatatattaatttaatattattattcgaactgatatagaagattgaggttttcttaagatgagagtctacatataaaatttgttggaaggtcaagagaagaaagaaatcgatgattgtgaagagtgcccgatgtttgacctttatttatttttctatcatagacagtctgagataattatgaattttgagtggaatgtattagacaaataatggtggtatattaatacaagtctaaaatgttacagttcttcgaaaaagttgagaaatcaataagaagggatgagtttgaaattttaaataatttttgttataacaagatcataagaaataaaagatattattgtaagcttgagaatgatatgaagaatgtatactttgaaatatatctcaaacaacataacttaatttcgaggatgaaattatttgaagggaggagaatgtaacaccccgacccaaattgggcccagaatcagccacggcccataaaaaaaaaaaaaaaaaatagaacaggAAGAAgactcgggagtcttcttctccgatgaatcccgatcggagaagggTTCTAAGTTTGTTGAAACTCTAGGACCCTTTATATATAagcctctcctctccctctcgagCTTCCACTGGTGACTGTTGAGCCtgatttctttccttttctccgtGGAAGCCGCGGCACTTTTTCTTGTGTTCGTCGAAAATCGAAGGTCaaagaggccaccggagttcaggtaagggttcaatttttcttcctctccctcttctctttcttcccatggcTTTAAACCCTCACCGACCGTCGGGATcgccgaaaaatccatgaaaaggatgaatcctattttgctctgtttcggccggactctttcctctctttttcggccaccggcaccgccggttgcggcgtctcatTTTCGAGACcagaccctcatctctctctctctcttccttgaaGGTATTGGCcgtcggtgatcggccaatgaccgaaaaacaaaagaaaagtagcgatcccctgtttttccgatctcttcttgattctcgtCGGTCGAACCTTGCCGTCGGCCGTCCCTTGCTCCACCGCCAcctccacctgctgccggacCTCTGACGAAGCCGCCGCCTTCGCCGGAGTCGAGCCACTGAGCCCTCTCTAGTCCtccccctgtttcagcccaaggaGGCCgctggaagaagaaggaaaagaaaaagaaatagaaaaagaaaaagaaaaaaaaagaaaaaaaaaagaaaaagaagaaaaaaagagataaaaataaaataaaataaaataaaataaaataaaagaagaaagagagaattttctctctctcctctctctcctttctcttcctctttcctctctcctctctgtaccttctctctatattttctctctctagattctctctctagaacttttctctctctttacggattttatctctctaagatcttttcttcctctatgATTTCATCGCGAACccaggataaaattgagatgaaaataagatgatctgagattgctccgaaattcgtgcagtagatctaatctcagtccgatcctattcgaaatttataacatttgattcatattaagtcatcctgataagacctctgatgatctcgatcatgattgcctcatctgaaggatacgaagattctctctctactttctctctctaaaattttctctcttttcatgaattttctttctctaggagtcttatggatcagtggaagatccagatacttagacaaatcttaattttggttaatcctgagagagatcctagatttgtggattgattatcggataattttcttcgtatatgatttttatatttaattagggttataaagagatgattgtctgcatatgatatcgagtggaatattttgttaaagaaattcataaatcaaaaaagaacattgatttctgtgcttggatcagtcaccggtaaaggtaagaatccctgtacatgatcatcattatatatgttattttaccgttggttttatctcattgattttgcatcgttggatttaagatcaatgaatttgttatatctgagacactgttatttatttatgtgattttgagcatgagtatgttatatcaatacatatgtatcagcgattgatggcatgattatatgtgtatgacatatttattacactgcaaaagttgaattgattaatgaagtcaaatattataatttcataaaaatgaaaagaaagagaaatatggtttggactggccttgtcatgtggaatagcctgtcaggagcttatgcctgggacagcccccacaggcttatgtgtggaagaatataatccgagaaagatcatggatgatttgatccgagaaagatcatggccattttgatccgagaaagatcatgaatatttcgatccgaagaagatcacagaaatcgatccgaataaaagatcgtcgcatgatcctgatagtccaaagccaaagccaaaaagaaaaggatttaagatgatgtgataatagaagaaactagaaaagataagacatgaaacaatcgttgaataaatttgtttcacttattaatatatgataatgcatctcctttgataaaacagataatctataaatatttgcagtattctggatagtgaacatcgacttttatgtgttattgcttatctttattttcagattatattattatattgatgtgatatggaaattcttactgggctgtaaagctcacaccccttcatctttctttttcttctcagagttacaggacattcatgattggctatggcttagatttatgggtgagcagatggatagatagagtgtcatagtacatgatcagaggattgaagaaaattaatttgtaattatgcaagttttacaaattattgttgaaataaattattatggttgataaggttgtaatgatttaatttggccttgcatattctttaggacttgctctaaagagtgtgtgaccatcacgtatccgatccgggtgttgggttcgggacgtgacaATATCTTTATATAGGATTACTTCCAatcaattataataatattttttcaatattattttttgaaataattttttttacaaactaAATAtagtaaatattattttctttcgtAATCAACATTTTTTTCGAAAAATGATTCTAAAAAATCATTAGATCATCCTGTAATCCGATAAACTCCAGCCAAATGGGCCCTAAGAAagatattttccttttttttttttgcaccaaaCATGCCAAAACAGTGCCATGATAAGTCAATCCCAAGCTTTTTCAACTGGTTGATGAATTTTTTGTTCCACCATGAGGTCCAAAGAGAATGAAGATTGAAGAACAACTTCTCTGATAGATTTGGCATTTTCTCTACAAAATGGACATCCAATACTCACTGACCATCCTTTTTGGCAAGGATCTCCTTGGTTTGTAGCTTGGTTTTAAGGCAAGTCAAAGAAAAACTTTGACCTTCTCTGGAACCATTGTTTTCCGCATAACTACATATAAGGGACAGAGGAGACGCTATTGATGAATTTGTGGTAAAAGTTCACTATGAAGAAATTAGAGGTTAAAATTAAACTAGCTTTTGAAACTAAAATTGATGAATGAAATGCATGACTTAAATAACAGCTAatccttaaaaaaaataataaattatatatatatatatatatatatatatatatatatatatttgggggtttttcttcttctatatatatatatatatatataaagaagaagaaaaacccccaaattcccttttttttttttttttaacaagccATAATGCTCCATGGAGATCTGATGGTACCAGCTGTAAATGGGTGGAAATCTAATGGCAAGGACGGGTGTCGCAGACTGCATGCAACAGACAAGATCACGATGAGATCAGATGGATAGATTCTCCCTGCTCAACTCTTGCAGTCAACGCTGTCGGACACTCGGCGGCATCTGCTTACGTGGCGGAACGGAAAGATTCGGGATTAGATGCATccctgatcgagatccatcttcCGACCCAACTGGATCCGAAAATTAAACGCATCCCTGCAATTCCCTCGCACAAACTGAGAAGACTTGCTGACTGCTAACAGAGATGAAGAAGTCTGAAGAGATTGCGAaactttataaaatttgattctaaGAATTTTCGTatgccagatttttttttttggctatgaGAAAAATAATCCTGTCAAAGTGGAATAATATTGGGGAATAAAAAGAGGAGAACATAATATCAATTCCTCGAAAAGCTCAGTCTAATATTAGGGTGAATCTTGAGAAGTCCCAGCAGCACCCATCATCAACCTATGCTTTTAAGACAAGCAGTTTGGAATGTTGGAAGTCTTTAAACAAAGCTGACGGAAGAAAAAAGGTAAGGTTAGAGATATGAACTGCAAGGGATCAGAGAAAAGGGTGAGGTTATGGTCAAAGAACTTAATATTATACCTGGCAAGGAGAAAAGTAGATTAAACATTAGAATAGACCACCCAAATTACCAACATCATTTCATACAGATAAAGTGAAATCATTGCCTTAAACCTTTAGGccccacatgccaaaacccttccccacgtggCCCAAAAGACCAAGTTAAAACCACCTAAACCACTGGAAAAGGACAGAGGCCTGCTCCATCTCTGGACCTCAAAACGTCATGCACCACTAATCTCCACTACAAACAacaccatcttcttccttttcttgtaCTGCTTGCTTCCACCTTCATCCCGTTTCTTTGTTGCCACCATGATAATGGAGGTTTAAGTATCAGTCCAAGCAGCGAATACCGGCATTGTAGACCTTAGCTGAGTCGATGGAATTGATGAATTCACTGAAGTAGAATTGATAAACTTCCTTGGGGGACCAGCAAAGAGCATGGAGAGACCACTACGATCAGGACTAGTAACCATTGATGAAGCATTGGATAGATGGGCGTTTCCCATATTCCCAGAATTACCAATCGCTTGGGCTGAACCCTCTGCATCCATGCCAACAAGACCAAGAAGGCTTGCGGAGTAGCATGGGTTACTAAATGCATCCCCTCCAGGTATCAGTTTCTCACAATGTTCTTCTGAGATTGGTGATGTTTGCTGAGGCGATTGATAGAGGGACATTTTCCAATCAGAACCACCACTACTGTTATCTTCAGTTAAATTAAGCTCTCTGTTGCTGTTCCGGGCCAAAAGAGCATCATTGAGAGCTTCAGCATCTTTGTTCCTCCTGGCAAGCTCGGCAGCCAGCAGAGTGCTGCTTGCCATGATCTTTTCGACATCATATCGTGTTatgtcgaagttggtgacggcaTTCACCCCTCGGAATTTAATTGCAGCAATGTCATAAGCCTCAGCTGCTTCCTCTTGAGTACCTGAGAGTTGATCCCACTTGTGTGAGTGAAAAGCACCACTACTAACAAACAAGACTCATCTAAACTATTGCATTATAATATAGCCATCATTTCTAAAGATGGCTTTAAAGAGTTCAAGTCACAGGACATCAGAGAGGTGAGTGCTTTTCTTTTTGCCTTTACAGTTTTGAAGACTATAAAACAGTCAAACAAGAGGCATGCAGCTATCAAGAGATCAGCCTTATGAAAAGAATGACCATAGGTTTTAAAACTAACGTGTAGCTTGAAACAAAGCATGCATTGCCGGTAACCACATGTCTCAGATTGAGAGCACCGTGATTGGATTCTAACCTCATAAAAAACTCTTAAGGATGTGAGTGGGGTCACCTTTAATGATAGAAGCATGCAATGCACAACAAAGCATCTAGTAGTAAGTGAACCTCAAAAACTTACTAAAAGTTCCAAGATAAAGATCTTTGTTTCCTGAAACCCTCCCAATTCGAGCTTGCCATCTTCCATGTTGGTGATGCCTGGAGATGAATAGGGGCAACAGCCATAGAGAAAATTCTTGAAGAAATAAGAGAATAACGTTGCATAATTATGAATAATAGCAATATTAACCTCGTTACTCCTCGGTACATAGAAGCTCCTCGTGAGAATCCACTACTTTTTCTGAGACAGTTACAGAGATGAACAAGAAATGAAATATTATGAGCAACATGAACTGGATGAGGTGTGCGACATCAAGGGAGAACATTTACCTTCTCAAGTGGGCAACATATTCTTGTCGACTCATGTTCTTCATTTCTTCGAGCTCTTCTTGATAATCTTCCAACTGAATGAAGACTAGTTCAGACATTTTTCCAGCTTAAAGGAGTTTAAATTTCTGTAACGAAAAGCCGGAACTGATTCAATCATACCGGGAAGTTGATATGTGTGGAAGGTCCCCAGTATTTGAGTGCTGCCAAGTCATAGGCTCTTGCAGCTTTCTCTTCGGTGTCATACCCCCCTGGAATTAATCCAGAGATGGAAGAGCTGAGTAAAAAATTTTACAGGTCCTGGAGACAACTAGATGCGTcttatgaagaataaggagactgaAACAGATGGAAGTGTTCGATGTTCAGATAAAGAGAGGAGGGGCTTACCCAAGTAAACTGCACAAGAAACATGGATTTCATTCATGACATCCCCAGGGAAGAGCACGACAAACCAAATATAGTATAATAGTCAGTTTACTCTTAAAAATAGTCAGATAGGTATCATAGACCGAATAAGATACTTGTAATGATAAGGTGGTAATGGATATAGTTTGTTTCAGAAACCTTGTCTTCCTTTCCTTGTTTGGCCTTCCTTCTTGCAACTATTGTCCCAAAGATGGGCTTCATATCTACCAGTCCACCTATGCCTGAAGCACAAAACCGAAGTCTTTCTATGATcatggagaaaaattttgaaatgaaaaTAGACTGgctttttcattcaaaaaaagaaaaaagaaatagaatggcTTGAACCGtgtataaaacaaaaaaaaaaaaaaaaaggggaaatgcGAACATATAAAATAAAGCAAATAAAGCgcaaaaagaaaa
Coding sequences within it:
- the LOC105060067 gene encoding AP2-like ethylene-responsive transcription factor ANT, encoding MKSMNNNNWLGFSLSPHMSMEVSGDPHQQPSSQNHHHQSQPTPAAVSSSSFFPSPSHLNSSDICYGVGENGGFYSQLSSMPLRSDGSLCIMEALSRSQQEGMVPSPSPKLEDFLGCGPNMGTHQYGNSDRGAMALSLDSMYYRQNPEPEGNRGHPLDLLQQPFKQHIHVQQQQQQQQQQQPSPYFQPLQEGMCSLLPGHEMYQPPLEEETMTVDGIPGLKSWVSSSFSGGNNGLGGEGGVGSGGPLGAMGYSDLQSLSLSMSPGSQSSCVTAPQNISPAATNYYMALDGSKKRGTGKGGQKQPVHRKSIDTFGQRTSQYRGVTRHRWTGRYEAHLWDNSCKKEGQTRKGRQVYLGGYDTEEKAARAYDLAALKYWGPSTHINFPLEDYQEELEEMKNMSRQEYVAHLRRKSSGFSRGASMYRGVTRHHQHGRWQARIGRVSGNKDLYLGTFSTQEEAAEAYDIAAIKFRGVNAVTNFDITRYDVEKIMASSTLLAAELARRNKDAEALNDALLARNSNRELNLTEDNSSGGSDWKMSLYQSPQQTSPISEEHCEKLIPGGDAFSNPCYSASLLGLVGMDAEGSAQAIGNSGNMGNAHLSNASSMVTSPDRSGLSMLFAGPPRKFINSTSVNSSIPSTQLRSTMPVFAAWTDT